In Xylocopa sonorina isolate GNS202 chromosome 3, iyXylSono1_principal, whole genome shotgun sequence, one genomic interval encodes:
- the LOC143422258 gene encoding protein mab-21, giving the protein MLLPADMLAAQSKMVYQINKYFGERVMTRKSQVMKTIQEVCRVVQDVLKEVEVQEPRFISSLTDYNGRFDGLDVISPTEFEIVIYLNQMGVLNFVDDGTLPGCAVLKLSDGRKRSMSLWVEFITASGYLSARKIRSRFQTLVAQACDKCAYRDSVKMIADTTEVKLRIRERYVVQITPAFKCAGLWPRSASHWPITHIPWPHPNIVAEVKTEGFDMLSKECIGLQGKQSAMEGDAWALSFIDAENRLLQGGSRKRCLSILKTLRDRHLDLPGNPVTSYHMKTLLLYECEKHPHEAEWDETCIADRINGILLQLISCLQCRRCPHYFLPNLDLFKGKSPSGLENAAKQVWRLTRELLTNSRALEKL; this is encoded by the coding sequence ATGCTGTTGCCGGCCGATATGCTGGCGGCGCAGTCCAAGATGGTGTACCAGATCAACAAGTACTTTGGCGAACGGGTGATGACCAGGAAGAGTCAAGTGATGAAGACGATACAGGAGGTCTGCCGCGTGGTCCAGGACGTGTTGAAGGAGGTCGAGGTACAGGAGCCAAGATTCATATCGTCGTTGACCGACTACAACGGCCGTTTCGACGGCCTCGACGTGATCTCGCCGACGGAGTTCGAAATAGTAATCTACCTGAACCAGATGGGCGTTCTGAATTTCGTGGACGACGGGACGTTGCCCGGATGCGCGGTGCTCAAACTCAGCGACGGACGAAAGAGGTCGATGTCCCTCTGGGTGGAGTTCATCACCGCCTCCGGGTATCTATCCGCGCGGAAGATACGCTCGCGGTTTCAGACGTTGGTCGCGCAGGCCTGCGACAAGTGCGCGTACAGGGACTCGGTGAAGATGATAGCGGATACCACCGAGGTGAAGCTTCGCATCAGAGAGAGATACGTGGTGCAGATCACGCCAGCGTTCAAATGCGCCGGGTTATGGCCGAGATCCGCGTCTCACTGGCCCATCACGCACATCCCTTGGCCGCATCCGAACATCGTGGCCGAGGTGAAGACGGAGGGGTTCGATATGTTGTCGAAGGAGTGCATAGGGTTGCAAGGGAAGCAATCAGCGATGGAGGGCGACGCCTGGGCGTTATCCTTCATAGACGCGGAGAATCGTCTGCTACAGGGCGGCAGTAGAAAGCGATGCTTGAGCATTCTGAAGACCCTCAGGGACAGACACTTGGATCTACCAGGGAATCCGGTCACTAGCTATCACATGAAGACCTTATTGTTGTACGAGTGCGAGAAACATCCGCACGAGGCCGAGTGGGACGAGACCTGCATCGCGGATCGCATAAACGGGATCCTGTTGCAATTGATCTCCTGTCTGCAGTGTCGCAGGTGTCCCCACTATTTCCTCCCTAACTTGGATCTGTTCAAAGGCAAGTCACCGAGCGGATTGGAGAACGCGGCTAAGCAAGTTTGGAGACTCACCAGGGAGCTGCTCACCAACAGTCGCGCCCTGGAGAAGCTGTAG
- the LOC143433629 gene encoding protein mab-21 has translation MLLPQDMMAAQSKMLYQINKYYGERVQARMGQIQKTIREVCKVVQEVLKEVEVQEPRFISSLTECNGRYEGLEVISPGEFEVVLYLNQMGVFNFVDDGTLPGCAVLKLSDGRKRSMSLWVEFITASGYLSARKIRSRFQTLVAQACDKCAYRDSVKMIADTTEVKLRIRERYVVQITPAFKCSGVWPRSAAHWPIPNIHWPHPNLVAEVKTEGFDLLSKESVALQGKQSAMEGDAWVLSFTEAETRLLQGGCRRRCLSILKTLRDRHLDLPGNPVTSYHMKTLLLYECEKHPLEIEWDEGCLADRINGIFLQLISCLQCRRCPHYFLPNLDLFKGKSPSGLENAAKQVWRLTRELLTNSRALEKL, from the coding sequence ATGCTGCTGCCGCAAGATATGATGGCGGCTCAGTCGAAGATGCTGTACCAGATAAACAAATACTACGGGGAACGAGTACAGGCGAGGATGGGACAGATACAGAAGACCATCCGCGAAGTGTGCAAGGTGGTTCAGGAGGTGCTGAAAGAGGTCGAGGTGCAGGAGCCGCGGTTCATCTCGTCCCTGACCGAGTGTAACGGTCGGTACGAGGGCTTGGAGGTGATCTCGCCCGGCGAATTCGAGGTGGTCCTCTACCTGAACCAGATGGGAGTGTTCAACTTCGTCGACGACGGCACCCTGCCGGGTTGCGCGGTGCTCAAGCTCAGCGACGGACGGAAGAGGTCGATGTCCCTCTGGGTCGAGTTCATCACCGCGTCCGGCTACCTGTCCGCGCGTAAGATCCGCTCGCGATTCCAGACGCTGGTCGCGCAGGCCTGCGACAAGTGCGCGTACAGGGACTCGGTCAAGATGATAGCGGACACCACCGAGGTGAAGCTTCGCATCAGAGAGAGATACGTCGTGCAGATCACGCCCGCGTTCAAATGCTCGGGCGTCTGGCCAAGATCAGCTGCCCATTGGCCCATTCCTAACATACACTGGCCGCATCCGAACCTCGTGGCGGAGGTTAAGACCGAGGGGTTCGATTTGCTCTCGAAGGAGAGCGTCGCTTTGCAAGGCAAGCAGTCTGCGATGGAGGGCGACGCTTGGGTTCTCTCGTTCACGGAAGCGGAGACGAGATTGCTGCAAGGCGGCTGCCGCAGACGATGCTTGAGCATACTGAAGACTCTCAGGGACAGACACTTGGATCTACCAGGGAATCCGGTCACCAGCTATCACATGAAAACCTTGTTGCTCTACGAATGCGAGAAGCATCCCCTCGAGATCGAATGGGACGAGGGGTGTCTCGCGGATCGTATCAACGGGATCTTCCTGCAGCTGATATCCTGCCTTCAGTGTCGTCGATGCCCCCACTATTTCCTGCCCAATCTGGATCTGTTCAAAGGGAAATCGCCGAGCGGCCTGGAGAACGCCGCGAAACAAGTCTGGAGACTGACGAGGGAGCTGTTGACCAACAGTCGCGCTCTCGAGAAGCTTTAG